In Sphingomonas sp. SUN019, one genomic interval encodes:
- the dapB gene encoding 4-hydroxy-tetrahydrodipicolinate reductase, which translates to MTAIGIYGSAGRMGRVITAIAEDEGATIAGGVDAGDDPAPLAAAADVLVDFSTPAAIESHLAAAVEAGTPIVIGTTGLTAAHHAAIDAAAARVAVLQTGNTSLGVTLLGILVRDAAARLGPEWDIEIAEMHHRHKVDAPSGTAILLGEAAAAGRETTLADTRVDGRAGLTGARSEGTIGFSSLRGGTVVGDHLVVFAGEGERIELGHRGEDRTIFARGAIKAALWLADKPAGRYQMAEVLGL; encoded by the coding sequence ATGACCGCGATCGGCATCTACGGCAGCGCAGGGCGTATGGGCCGGGTGATCACCGCGATCGCCGAGGACGAAGGTGCGACCATCGCTGGAGGGGTGGATGCGGGCGACGATCCCGCGCCGCTCGCCGCCGCCGCCGACGTGCTGGTCGATTTCTCCACCCCCGCCGCGATCGAATCGCATCTGGCCGCCGCGGTCGAGGCGGGCACGCCGATCGTCATCGGAACGACCGGACTGACCGCGGCGCACCACGCCGCGATCGACGCCGCCGCCGCCCGCGTAGCGGTGCTGCAGACCGGCAACACCTCCTTGGGCGTCACGTTGCTCGGCATCCTGGTGCGCGACGCCGCCGCGCGGCTTGGCCCCGAATGGGATATCGAGATCGCCGAGATGCACCACCGCCACAAGGTCGACGCCCCCTCGGGCACCGCGATCCTGCTCGGTGAGGCAGCCGCCGCGGGGCGCGAAACCACGCTCGCCGACACCCGCGTCGACGGCCGCGCGGGGCTGACCGGCGCGCGCAGCGAAGGGACGATCGGCTTCTCGTCGCTCCGCGGCGGCACCGTTGTCGGCGATCACCTCGTCGTGTTCGCGGGCGAAGGCGAACGGATCGAACTCGGCCACCGCGGAGAGGACCGCACGATCTTCGCGCGCGGCGCGATCAAGGCCGCGCTGTGGCTCGCCGACAAACCTGCCGGCCGTTACCAGATGGCCGAGGTGCTGGGGCTTTGA